From Blattabacterium cuenoti:
TATTTTTATTATATAATTTTTATTATAATTTTTTTTAATAGAATCTAAAAAAATTTTAACATCTATAAAACCTTTTGAATGATATTGAGATTTAATATTTTTTAAATCTTCTTCTATATTTTCATATATAAAAGATGTATATTTTTTTAAAATAGAAATAGGAAATTTTGTTTTAGTTTTTATTAAAAAATTTATTAATTGTTTTTGAGTAAAAATTTTATTTCCAGAAAATATTATTTTTTCTATTTTTATTTTTTCACCTTTATTAACATCAATATCTAAAATATTTTTTTTATTATAATTGATAATTTTACTATCTATTAAAATATTAGGATATCCTTTTTTTAAGTAAAAATTTTTAATATAATTTTTTATATTATTAATTTCATATTCATAAATATGTTTTTTTAAAAAAAATTTTTCCAAAATAGAAAATAAATTTTTATCAATTCCTTTGATATTAACTTTATCAAATTCTATAAAATCATCTAAATCAAAAAATAAATTAATTTCATTTTTATGATATGATGAATAAATATTTTTTTTATAAATAGATATTTTTTTAAATAAATTACTTTTCCATAATTTTTTAATAGCTTTATCAATTGTATTACCAGGTAATTGAATTTCATCTCCAGGAAAAATATTGGATAATTTTGAAATAATATTTTGATTATATTTTGTTTTTCCTATAATAAAAATTTTTTTTATAAAAAAATTTTTAATATTTTCAGATTCTTTTTGTTTTTTTTCTAAAAAAAAATCTGTTTCAGAAAATGAAAACATATATATTAAAAAAATAAAAGGAAAAAAAATTTTAATTTTAAAATTATTCAATTTTTCCAAAACGACGTTTTCTTTTTTGATAATGAATTATAGCTTTATAAAAATCTATTTTACGAAAATCTGGCCATAAAACATCCGTGAAATATAATTCTGCATAAGCTGATTGCCATAATAAAAAATTACTAATACGTTGTTCTCCACTAGTTCTAATAATAAGATCTACATATGGAATATTTTTAGTATACAAATAATTATTAAAAGAAAAAGTATTAATATCTTTTATAGATAAATTACCTTTATTTACTTGTTTCACTATATTTTTTGTAGCTTGTATAATTTCTTCTCTAGATCCATAATTTAAAGCTAAAATTAAAGTAATGGATGTATTATTTTTAGTTTTTTTTTGAAAAAAAAATAAATTTTTTTGAATCCAATTAGAAAATTTTTCTATTTTTCCTATAATAATAATTTTTATATTATTATTATGAATTTCTTCTAAATAATTTTTTAAATTATTTTGAAATAAATACATTAAATTATCAATTTCTTTTTTAGGACGATTCCAATTTTCTGAAGAAAAAACATATAAAGTAATATAAGGAATACCTAATATTTTACATCCATTGATAGAATCTCTTACAGATTGTATCGCATTTTTATGTCCAAATGTTCTAATTTTCCCCCTTTTTTTAGCCCAACGACCATTTCCATCCATAATAATAGCCACATGATGTGGTATTTTATTTAAATTTATTTTTTTTAAAAAATCTTCCATAAAATGAATAAACAAATATATAAAAATAAATTAATTTCTTTGATCCATTCCCCATAATAATTTTTCTCGTAAAGTTTTATAATAAGTAGATTTTTTTTCTTGAATAAAATATATATAAAAAGGAGCTTTTTTAATATACAATTCAGTATCTTTATTTAAAGAAATTAATCTAGTATCCATAGATAAAGAATAATATTTGACACGACTATGTACTTTTAAATGTACTTTTTGATGATCGGAAATAATTAACGGACGTGAAAATAAATTATGTGGAGAGATAGGAGTAAGAACAAAATTTTTATTATCAGGAGTAATAATAGGTCCTCCACAGCTCAAAGAATATCCTGTTGAACCAGTTGGAGTAGAAATTATCAATCCATCGGCCCAATAAGAAGTTAAAAATTCATTATCAATATACGCATCTATAGTAATCATAGAAACCATTTCTTTTCTAAAGATAACAATTTCATTTAATGCAAAATTAAAAAATTTATGATGATCCATTATCGAGGTTTCTAAATATAATAAACTTCGAGGAAGTACATGTAGTTTTCGATTAAAAATTTCATCTATTTTTTGAATAAATACATCTTTATTTAAAGTCGCTAAAAAACCTAAATTTCCTGTATTAACTCCTACTATAGGTATTCCTGTATCTCTAATCCAAGGAATAGCAGATAATATAGTTCCATCTCCTCCAAACGTTAACATTAAACTAAAATCTTTAGTTAATTCTTTATAATGAGAAAAAACAGGAAAATTAAGATTTTTAAATTCTTTAAAAGAAGATAATATATGAAAGAATGATTTTTCTATATAAATATCAATTGAACGATTAGATACAACATAGCCTATGAACTTATTTAAGTAAGGTATATTCTTTTGTCCAATTTTTTGTCCATATAAGGCTATTTTCATCATAAATTATTATTGATTATCTTTATTAAATAAAAATTACAAATTTAATAAATATTAATAAATTAGATTGTTTTAAATAAATTCTGATTTTTATTATGAAACAATCTTTTTTTTCATCTAAAATTCTTTTATTTGGAGAATATGGAATTATAGAAAATTCTAGTGGACTTTCTATTCCTTATAATTTTTATAAAGGAACTTTAAAATTTTATTCTACTAAAACATCTTATTATTATAAAAATTCTAATATAGAATTAAAAAAATATTTTAAATTTCTAAAAAAAAAAATTTAATAAAAATAAATTTTAAAAATTTATATAAAGATATTCAAAAAGGAATCATATTTTATTCTAATATACCTCAAGGATATGGAATTGGTAGTTCAGGAGCTTTAGTTGCAGCAATTTATGATAAATATGCTAAAAATAAATTAGAAAAAAAACTTTTTAAGTATAAAAAAAACTTTTTAAGTATAAAAAAAATTTTTAGTAAAATGGAATCTTTTTTCCATGGAAAAAGTTCTGGATTAGATCCTTTAATTTGTTATTTTAATCATCCTTTACTTATTCGTTCTAAAAATAATATTTTTAAAATAAAAATTCCTAAAATGAAAGGAAAAGGAGCTATTTTTTTAATAAATTCCGGTTTTCCTAAAAAAACTTCTTCTATGATAAATATTTTTTTAAAAAAATTAAAAAATAAAAAATTTAAAAAAATATTTAAAGAAGAATTTATAAAATATAATGAAAAATGTATTGAAACTTTTCTTCATGGAGATTTTAAAATTTTATTAAATTATGTTAAATTACTTTCTTATTGGGTTTTTCATTATTTTCGTCCTATGATTCCAAAAATTTTTTTAAAAATATGGAAAAAAGGTTTAATGACTAATACTCATTATTTTAAATTATGTGGATCTGGAGGTGGAGGTTTTATTTTAGGATTTACTCCAAATTATAATATTTCTAAAATAGAATTGAAAAAATATACAATGGAAATTCTTTTTCGTTTTGAATAATTTAAAATTATGATAAAAGATAAAAAAAAAGATTATATACGATTAAATCGTTATTTATCTAATGCTGGTATTTCTTCTAGAAGAGAAGCAGATAAATTAATTCAATCCGGAGTAATAGAAGTAAATGGAAAATCTATTTATCAATTAGGAACAATCGTTCATAAAAATGATATTATTAAATATCATGGGAGAAAAATTAAACATCAAAAAAAAATATATTTATTACTTA
This genomic window contains:
- a CDS encoding isoprenyl transferase; translated protein: MEDFLKKINLNKIPHHVAIIMDGNGRWAKKRGKIRTFGHKNAIQSVRDSINGCKILGIPYITLYVFSSENWNRPKKEIDNLMYLFQNNLKNYLEEIHNNNIKIIIIGKIEKFSNWIQKNLFFFQKKTKNNTSITLILALNYGSREEIIQATKNIVKQVNKGNLSIKDINTFSFNNYLYTKNIPYVDLIIRTSGEQRISNFLLWQSAYAELYFTDVLWPDFRKIDFYKAIIHYQKRKRRFGKIE
- a CDS encoding NAD kinase, whose amino-acid sequence is MKIALYGQKIGQKNIPYLNKFIGYVVSNRSIDIYIEKSFFHILSSFKEFKNLNFPVFSHYKELTKDFSLMLTFGGDGTILSAIPWIRDTGIPIVGVNTGNLGFLATLNKDVFIQKIDEIFNRKLHVLPRSLLYLETSIMDHHKFFNFALNEIVIFRKEMVSMITIDAYIDNEFLTSYWADGLIISTPTGSTGYSLSCGGPIITPDNKNFVLTPISPHNLFSRPLIISDHQKVHLKVHSRVKYYSLSMDTRLISLNKDTELYIKKAPFYIYFIQEKKSTYYKTLREKLLWGMDQRN